The Doryrhamphus excisus isolate RoL2022-K1 chromosome 1, RoL_Dexc_1.0, whole genome shotgun sequence genome includes a window with the following:
- the LOC131137639 gene encoding ETS translocation variant 3-like protein, translating into MQCNFSVGHFSSPYWTRTVLFPDWAYKPSWSPGSRQVQLWHFLLELLGRGEGGAIGWGGEWGEFVIRDPERLARLWGERKGKPHMNYDKLSRALRYYYNKRILHKTKGKRFTYKFNLSKLILVNYAAHLPPSCHQLLQSRHLPFNLLSNEGGLPLCGTPGSAMDTVVQPRPHPLLLPCCLPNAIPSMQLLHSPSPFISGGASLPGLHPITSSALHANEWLGKGHVVN; encoded by the exons ATGCAGTGCAACTTCTCAGTGGGACATTTTTCATCACCTTACTGGACCAgaa CAGTGTTGTTCCCCGACTGGGCCTACAAGCCATCCTGGTCTCCAGGTTCCAGGCAGGTCCAGCTGTGGCACTTCCTGCTGGAGCTGCTGGGCCGCGGCGAGGGCGGGGCCATCGGCTGGGGAGGTGAGTGGGGCGAGTTTGTCATCCGTGACCCCGAGAGGCTGGCCAGGCTGTGGGGGGAGAGGAAGGGTAAGCCCCACATGAACTACGACAAGCTAAGCCGGGCACTCAG ATATTACTACAACAAGCGTATTCTGCACAAGACCAAAGGCAAAAGATTCACGTACAAGTTCAACTTGAGCAAACTCATCCTGGTCAACTACGCGGCTCACCTGCCTCCATCTTGTCATCAG CTGCTTCAGAGCCGCCATCTTCCCTTCAATCTCCTCTCTAATGAGGGTGGTCTTCCTCTGTGTGGGACCCCTGGATCAGCCATGGACACAG TGGTCCAGCCCCGGCCTCATCCCCTTTTGCTCCCATGCTGCCTCCCTAATGCCATCCCATCTATGCAGCTTCTCCACAGTCCCTCGCCCTTCATCTCAGGAGGAGCCAGCCTCCCTGGCTTACACCCTATCACCTCCTCTGCCCTCCACGCCAACGAGTGGCTCGGCAAAGGTCATGTGGTGAACTGA